Proteins found in one Vallitalea guaymasensis genomic segment:
- a CDS encoding DUF1062 domain-containing protein has protein sequence MSYLKNIKWEIVPLTIPAVIRNCPKCGNNAVYRSSGKFRVNANKNKLDIWLIYQCEKCKSTWNMGIYERITPADIDPQQYELFLSNDIELAKEYGFDIAIHNKNKVKLDFKNVEYEIIGEDIDLIKNDFTEENKIILDIICKYPLDLRVDRVLSKKLGISREKVKKLYKDSVVIGENNKNLMKQKIKDRIMLLI, from the coding sequence ATGAGCTATTTAAAAAACATAAAGTGGGAAATAGTTCCTTTAACAATCCCAGCTGTAATAAGGAACTGTCCAAAATGCGGTAATAATGCTGTTTATAGAAGTAGTGGAAAATTTCGAGTAAATGCCAATAAGAATAAGCTGGATATATGGCTTATATATCAATGTGAGAAATGTAAATCTACCTGGAATATGGGGATATATGAAAGAATAACACCTGCTGATATAGATCCACAGCAATATGAATTATTTTTAAGTAATGATATTGAGCTTGCAAAAGAATATGGATTTGATATTGCTATCCATAATAAAAATAAGGTCAAGCTTGATTTTAAGAATGTTGAATATGAAATTATTGGTGAAGATATAGATTTAATCAAAAATGATTTTACGGAGGAAAATAAAATCATTCTTGATATTATATGTAAATATCCACTTGATTTGAGGGTGGATAGAGTTTTAAGTAAGAAGCTAGGTATTTCAAGGGAAAAGGTAAAAAAATTATATAAGGATTCAGTTGTTATTGGTGAAAATAATAAAAATTTGATGAAACAAAAGATTAAAGATAGAATTATGTTATTAATATAA
- a CDS encoding CD3324 family protein, with translation MSYIKAAELLPKDLVELIQNYIDGEYIYIPKKEKNKKAWGANTTTKADLADRNMSIYEKYSNGHSVKELADEFYLSQKSIQRIILNIKKKYC, from the coding sequence ATGAGCTATATTAAGGCGGCGGAATTATTACCAAAGGATTTGGTAGAATTAATTCAGAATTATATTGATGGTGAATATATTTATATACCCAAGAAGGAAAAAAATAAAAAAGCTTGGGGAGCAAATACAACGACTAAAGCTGATCTAGCTGATAGGAATATGAGTATATACGAGAAATATAGTAACGGTCATTCAGTCAAGGAACTTGCAGATGAATTTTATTTATCACAAAAAAGTATTCAAAGAATTATTTTAAATATAAAAAAGAAATATTGTTAG
- a CDS encoding response regulator transcription factor yields the protein MKRNILIVEDEAAISNLIKLNLQSAGYYTEQAYDGETALALILENTYDLILLDVMLPKIDGFTLMQKIEHLDIPVIFLTAKSDVINRVEGLKLGAEDYIVKPFEAIELLARIETILRRFNKVNNILRFKDIEINVSEHIVRKNNEIIDLTLKEYELICILVKNKNIALSREKLIELVWNFDYLGGTRTVDMHIGTLRRKLDLQENIKTVYKIGYRLEE from the coding sequence TTGAAAAGGAACATACTAATTGTTGAAGACGAGGCAGCAATATCCAATCTAATTAAACTTAATTTACAATCAGCAGGGTATTATACGGAACAAGCCTATGATGGTGAAACAGCTCTTGCACTTATTTTAGAAAATACTTATGATTTAATTTTATTAGATGTGATGTTGCCTAAGATAGATGGTTTTACATTAATGCAAAAGATTGAACATTTAGATATTCCAGTAATATTTTTGACTGCCAAATCAGACGTTATTAATAGAGTAGAGGGACTGAAATTGGGGGCTGAAGATTATATAGTTAAACCTTTTGAAGCTATAGAGTTATTAGCAAGAATAGAAACTATTCTTAGACGTTTTAATAAAGTAAATAATATCTTAAGATTCAAGGATATTGAAATAAATGTATCAGAACATATTGTACGTAAGAATAATGAAATAATTGATTTGACCCTAAAAGAATATGAACTCATATGTATACTTGTGAAAAACAAAAATATTGCGCTTTCACGAGAAAAACTTATAGAATTAGTTTGGAATTTTGATTATTTAGGTGGAACAAGAACTGTAGACATGCATATTGGCACACTTCGTCGAAAACTGGACTTACAGGAAAACATTAAGACTGTTTATAAAATCGGGTATCGCTTGGAGGAATAA
- a CDS encoding BatD family protein, with the protein MTGKRMKVRISFILCLITTLILLTEGSVLAKKEAEFRLDIDSLNLEEGVSTNLVFSIINANGCKDLAIDGLDNFDVLSTSQSTSTRIINGDTTSQIDVTYVLMPKKEGEFTLQGSINYKGDIRKTNSLKVNVSKRNDDVHNEEVKDIFLKTLISDDEIYFGQKIGLTYELYSRYSIESYGFADQIGFDDFMVNEVANDDLKGNYVYVDGNKYVKYEAKKMYLSPIKTGKVTIPSYKFQANIATSNFFDSSKPVYLGTTEKEITIKPLPEENKPDDFSGLVGDLKIEAEFNKDQLEYGDSLTLNVTASGNCNLEILDKIIKDGVPGFSVYETVKGMDESIENNQYNAKKQFEVILVPEKNGDIKIDPIYISYFDTVSGTYKKAEIPGKTITVTGEVPENNQSNNQSNNGDKTDNKEYATSQKIKINQVSYNMTDQDYVTLKMSKKGLLIAFIILIILILLAVFLIVLRAYAKKQDKELNNLYKRLKNSDNENEIYNILNDMIKHHYNISLKANSKDFIRGSIEEHEVADIVVEIINYMENKKDSANRDNRYLKEKIKEIYNKIK; encoded by the coding sequence ATGACTGGTAAAAGAATGAAAGTTAGAATTTCCTTCATATTATGTTTGATAACTACACTTATATTACTTACAGAAGGAAGCGTTTTAGCAAAAAAAGAGGCAGAGTTTCGTCTTGATATCGACAGTCTTAATCTAGAGGAAGGGGTCAGTACTAATCTAGTTTTTTCAATAATAAATGCTAATGGATGTAAGGATCTGGCAATAGATGGATTAGATAATTTTGATGTATTATCAACAAGTCAATCAACATCTACTAGAATTATAAATGGAGATACAACTAGTCAGATTGATGTTACTTATGTGTTGATGCCAAAGAAAGAAGGAGAATTCACTCTTCAAGGTAGTATCAACTATAAGGGGGATATACGTAAAACCAATTCATTGAAAGTAAATGTCAGCAAAAGGAATGATGATGTTCATAATGAGGAGGTCAAAGATATATTTTTAAAGACTTTAATCTCTGATGACGAAATTTATTTTGGGCAAAAGATTGGTTTGACTTATGAACTCTATTCACGTTATAGCATTGAAAGCTATGGTTTTGCAGATCAAATAGGTTTTGATGACTTTATGGTTAATGAAGTTGCCAATGATGACCTAAAAGGTAACTATGTTTATGTTGATGGTAATAAATATGTTAAATACGAAGCTAAGAAGATGTATTTATCACCAATAAAGACAGGTAAGGTAACAATACCTTCATATAAATTTCAAGCTAATATTGCTACATCGAATTTTTTTGATTCATCTAAACCAGTATACTTAGGGACAACTGAAAAAGAGATAACTATTAAGCCTTTGCCAGAGGAAAATAAGCCTGATGATTTTTCGGGGCTGGTTGGTGACTTGAAAATAGAAGCTGAGTTTAATAAAGACCAGTTAGAATATGGGGATTCACTGACTCTTAATGTTACAGCTTCTGGTAATTGTAACTTAGAGATTCTAGATAAGATAATAAAAGATGGGGTACCCGGATTTTCAGTTTACGAAACAGTAAAAGGTATGGATGAAAGCATTGAAAATAATCAATATAATGCTAAAAAGCAATTTGAAGTAATATTGGTTCCAGAAAAAAACGGAGATATCAAGATTGATCCTATCTACATATCCTACTTTGATACTGTATCAGGAACTTATAAAAAAGCTGAGATACCTGGAAAGACTATTACCGTAACTGGTGAAGTCCCAGAAAATAATCAGTCCAATAATCAGTCCAATAATGGAGATAAAACAGATAACAAAGAATATGCAACTTCTCAAAAGATTAAAATTAATCAGGTCAGTTACAATATGACTGATCAGGATTACGTTACACTGAAAATGAGCAAGAAAGGTTTGTTGATAGCTTTTATTATACTCATTATCTTAATACTATTAGCTGTATTCTTAATTGTTTTAAGGGCGTATGCTAAGAAACAAGACAAAGAGCTTAATAATCTGTATAAGCGATTAAAGAACAGTGATAATGAAAATGAAATCTACAATATTCTAAATGACATGATAAAGCACCATTATAATATAAGCTTAAAAGCTAATTCCAAAGACTTTATAAGAGGTAGTATTGAGGAGCATGAAGTTGCTGATATTGTAGTGGAAATCATTAATTATATGGAAAATAAGAAGGATAGCGCTAATAGAGATAATAGATATCTAAAAGAGAAAATTAAGGAGATATATAATAAGATTAAATAA
- a CDS encoding tetratricopeptide repeat protein, with amino-acid sequence MMKKISFISGALIVVMLLLFLTGVLDFNNEIKKSIASGNKLYASKDYDTSLEVYRKALEKNSEDAILNYNSGQASYQLNNYEQAIEHYDKASDKVDKYLHQGNCSYKLADSSNDMNQKMESYNKALEIYKNGMVNFPSNVELKYNYELVKSKIDEMNKDNQNQQDNENQQDNKENQQDDNKNNQDGKNDQQDNKDNQENEDNKQGQQQDQDNQNNESGSEDKNKNENGEDENKEEEQESEQSKNKEGNQDEDKKNQQEQGEKSDEDKEDGSSMNKEDTSEGEQNDKDIMQVLQMLEKQEESSLKNNQQVKNSGKEEKYDW; translated from the coding sequence ATGATGAAAAAGATTTCTTTTATATCTGGAGCATTGATAGTAGTCATGTTATTACTTTTTTTGACAGGAGTACTTGATTTCAATAATGAAATAAAAAAATCCATAGCCAGTGGTAATAAGTTATATGCTTCAAAAGACTATGACACATCTCTAGAAGTGTATAGAAAGGCATTAGAAAAGAATTCTGAAGATGCTATACTTAACTATAACTCTGGACAAGCATCATATCAATTGAATAATTATGAACAGGCAATTGAACATTATGATAAAGCTTCTGACAAAGTAGATAAATATTTACACCAAGGGAATTGCAGTTATAAGCTAGCTGATAGCAGTAATGACATGAACCAGAAAATGGAGAGCTATAATAAGGCTCTGGAAATTTATAAAAACGGTATGGTCAATTTCCCTAGTAATGTAGAGTTGAAATATAATTATGAGCTTGTAAAAAGTAAAATAGATGAGATGAACAAAGATAATCAGAATCAGCAAGATAACGAAAATCAACAGGACAACAAAGAAAATCAACAAGATGATAACAAAAATAATCAAGATGGTAAAAACGACCAGCAGGATAATAAAGACAATCAGGAAAATGAGGACAATAAACAAGGACAACAGCAGGACCAAGATAATCAAAACAATGAATCTGGTAGTGAGGACAAAAATAAAAACGAAAATGGAGAAGATGAAAACAAGGAAGAGGAACAAGAAAGTGAGCAATCCAAGAATAAAGAAGGAAATCAAGACGAAGATAAGAAGAATCAGCAAGAACAGGGCGAAAAATCTGATGAGGATAAAGAAGATGGTAGCAGCATGAATAAGGAAGATACCTCCGAAGGAGAACAAAATGATAAAGACATAATGCAGGTACTACAGATGTTGGAGAAACAAGAAGAGAGTAGTTTGAAAAATAATCAACAAGTAAAAAACAGTGGTAAGGAGGAGAAATATGACTGGTAA
- a CDS encoding VWA domain-containing protein: MNGLEFRYPFNIIYIIILIACLAVFILGYYKKKKILNLLKFDAKVRFISVKIILMTVAIGLIVFSLLGPQKLKGLTEVNREGLDIYVLIDTSKSMLAEDIKPNRISRARKIVENIIDNLKGDRIGFIPFSSSAFVQMPLTDDYDLAKMFLKVIDTDMIGGGGSNVGTAISLADKSFDQTSSADKVVIVLSDGEEHDSNSLEVLKKINDDNLKVFTIGIGTDKGGLIPVYDPATNNVIDYKKDQNGQPVMSKLNSDILKSLASSGNGAYYQSSLTGEEIDSLTNDIRHLKRDVLKTRKLKRYRLLYQYFLGAGILLFILAYFIPERRKL; the protein is encoded by the coding sequence TTGAATGGTTTAGAATTTAGATATCCTTTTAATATAATATATATCATAATTCTGATAGCGTGTTTGGCTGTTTTTATACTAGGATATTATAAAAAGAAAAAAATATTGAATTTGTTGAAGTTTGATGCTAAGGTGAGATTTATATCTGTCAAAATCATTTTAATGACTGTTGCTATTGGTTTAATAGTATTTTCTCTTCTTGGACCTCAGAAGCTGAAAGGGCTTACGGAAGTAAATAGAGAAGGACTTGACATATATGTTCTCATTGATACTTCCAAGAGTATGCTAGCTGAAGATATCAAGCCTAATAGGATTAGCAGAGCTAGGAAGATAGTTGAGAATATAATTGATAATCTTAAAGGAGATAGGATAGGCTTTATTCCTTTTTCATCATCAGCTTTTGTTCAAATGCCTTTGACCGATGATTATGACTTGGCTAAGATGTTTCTTAAGGTAATTGATACGGATATGATTGGAGGAGGAGGCAGTAATGTTGGTACTGCAATTAGCCTAGCTGATAAATCTTTTGACCAAACTTCTAGTGCAGATAAAGTTGTAATAGTTTTGAGTGATGGAGAAGAACATGATTCCAACAGTTTGGAAGTACTTAAAAAGATCAATGATGATAACTTGAAAGTGTTTACTATTGGTATAGGTACAGATAAAGGCGGTTTAATACCTGTATATGACCCTGCTACTAATAATGTCATAGATTATAAAAAAGACCAAAATGGGCAGCCAGTAATGTCAAAATTGAATTCGGATATATTGAAAAGTTTAGCTTCTAGTGGTAATGGGGCATATTATCAATCATCATTAACTGGTGAAGAGATTGATTCCCTTACGAATGATATTCGCCATCTAAAAAGAGACGTGTTGAAAACTAGGAAATTGAAGAGATATAGATTGTTATATCAATACTTTTTAGGTGCAGGGATATTATTATTTATTCTAGCATATTTCATTCCAGAAAGGAGGAAGTTATGA